CGTGCTGCGGCTTTCCCTCGATGTCACTGCGGTGCCGCCCAAGCCCGCGGGCGCGGGCCGCTACACCATCGACTTGGCCACCGCCTTGGCGGCCCGCACCGACGTGGCCGTCACCTTCGTGGCCCGCCGCGACGACAACGAGCGCTGGGCCGCGTTCGGCCATGCAGTCGAGCCCGTAGCCCCCTCGCGCCGCCCGACCCGGTTGGCATGGGAGCAGGTGCGACTGCCGAGCATCCTCGGCAAGCTCGGCCTCGACGTCCACCACAGCCCGCACTACACGATGCCCGAGCGGTCCTCGCTCCCGAAGGTCGTGACCATCCACGACCTCACCTTCTTCGACCATCCCGAATGGCACGAGCGCACCAAGGTCCCCTTCTTCCGCCGGGCCATCCGGGTGGCCGCCCGCCACGCCGATGCCATCGTGTGCGTGAGCTGCACCACCGCCGACCTGCTCCACGCCCGTTGCTCCCCGCTGGCGCCCGTGCACGTCGTGCCCCACGGCGTCGACGTCGACCGGTTCACGGCCCTGCCCCTCGACACCGACGAGGCCCACTTGGCCGAGCTCGGCGTGCGGCCGCCCTACGTCCTGTTCGTGGGCACCATCGAACCCCGCAAGGACGTGCCCACGTTGGTCAAGGCCTTCGACCGCATGGCCGGTGCCCACAGCGACGTCTCCTTGGTGTTGGCGGGCGGCGAGGGGTGGGGGACAGCGCCGGTGGAGACAGCCATCGCGGCCGCTCGCCACCGGGGCCGAATCGTGCGCACCGGCTACGTCAGCGACGACGCCGTGCCCGCCCTGCTGCGCCACGCGACGGCCGTGGCCTACCCGGCGTTGGAGGAGGGCTTCGGCCTGCCCGCACTGGAAGCGCTGGCGTGCGGGGCGCCGTTGGTGACGACCAGCGGCACGGCCATGGAGGAGGTGGCGGGCGCTGCCGCCCTGCTGGTCGAGCCCGGTGACCTCGACGGGTTGGCAGGCGCGCTCGACATGCTCGTGCGCGGCGACGTCGGCCTCGACGCCCGCCGCCGACGCGGCCTGGAGATCGCGGCGCGCCACACGTGGGCGGCCAGCGCCGAAGGCCACGTCGAGGCCTACCGGACGCTCTTGTAGCGTTCGCCGCCGTGCGCGCGTTCGTCACCGGAGGGCACGGCTTCGTGGGGCGATGGTTGCGCGCCCACCTGGAGGCCGAAGGCGACGAGGTAGTCGCACCCGACGCCGAGGATCTCGACGTCACCGACCTGCCCGCGGTGGCCGAGTACATGGCCGATGCCCGACCCGACGCGGTGTACCACTTGGCCGGACTGGCATCCGTGGCCGAGTCGTGGAAGCGCCCCGACGCGGCGTTGGCGGTCAATGCGGGCGGCACCCTCGCCGTGCTCGAAGCCGCTCGCGCCCTCGACGCGCCCCCGCGCGTGCTGCTGGTGAGCTCAGCCGAGGTCTACGGCGCGGTGGGCGCCGACGCCGTGACCGAGGATGCGCCGCTGCGTCCCGTCACGCCGTACGCGGCGAGCAAGGTGGCGGCCGAGTACCTCGGCCTGCAGGCGTTCCTGGGCAGCGGCGTGCCCGTGGTGCGGGCGCGGCCGTTCAACCATGTAGGGCCGGGCCAGTCGCCGGGGTTCGTCGTGGCCGCGCTGGCCAAGCGCATCGCCGAAGCCGCTCGTACCGGCGCCACCACGTTGGCCGTGGGCAACCTCACGCCCCGGCGCGACTTCACCGACGTGCGCGACGTGGTGCGCGCCTACCGGCTGCTGGTCGAGCGGGGCGAGCCCGGCGAGGCCTACAACGTGTGCTCGGGCCGAGACGTCATGGTGGCCGACCTGGTCGAGCAGATGACCACGATCGCAGGCGTCACGCTGCGACTGGAGGCCGACCCCGAATTGGTGCGGCCGGTCGACGTCCCGGTCATGCGGGGGGACGCGTCGCGCCTGCACGCGTTGACGGGCTGGCAGCCCGAGATCCCGATCGAACAGACGCTGGCCGACGTCTTGGCCGAAGCCTGAACGCGACACGAGGCCGCCCGGGGGGAGGGCGGCCTCGTGTGTGGGGGGAACTGGGAACTAGACGGCTGCGGGTGCGGTGCTGCCCAGGGCGGCCTTGGCCGCCTGACGGGCCTGCTGCACGAAGCCCTTGGCCTGCTCGGGGAGCCGGCCTTCGAGCTCGTCGAGCATCGGCTCGATGCGCTGCTGGAGGTCGGTGACCACGGGCTCCACGCGGCCTGCGAGGTCGCGCAGCTTGGCGCCGTACTCCTCGACCTGGGCGTTGAGCTCCTGCTGGCGGCCGGCGAGGTCCTTGCGCAGCTCCTGGCGGCGCACTTGCGCCTTCTGGAAGCCGATGACGCCGAAGCCGACGGCGACGTAGGCCGCGTCCTTCAGGGTCTGGGTCACATCTGCCATTGCGGGGGTTCTCCTCAGGGGTCGTCCTGTCTGCTAGCTACAATAGCGGTAACTGCTAACAGTTGCAAGCACTTTGTTCGACGGGTGTCGCAGGGGTCCGACTACCCTCGCCTCCCTGATGAGCACCGAGCCCCAGGCGGTGGCGCCCCCGGTCGTCGCCGTCGTCGTCACCTCCGACGCGGGGCCGTGGTTGGAGGAGGCACTGGCCGCCGTCGGCGCCCAGGACTACCCCAACCTGTCGGTGTTGGTGGTCGACGACGGTAGCGCTCAAGACCCCACCGCCCGGGTGGCGGCCGTGCTCCCTAACGCCTATGTGCGGCGGCTGCCCGAGAGCCGGGGCTTCGCCGGGGCGGCCAACGAGGTGCTCCACGTGGTGGAGGGCGCATCGCACTTCCTGTTCTGCCACGACGACGTGGCCCCCGACCCCGATGCCGTGCGGCTGCTGGTGGAGGAGGCCTACCGCTCCAACGCCGGCGTGGTGGCCCCCAAGTTCGTGGCCTGGGACGCCCCGGAACGCCTGCTGCAGGTGGGCGCCAGCATCGACAAGAGCGGCGCCCCGTCGCTGCCGGTGGAGCCGGGCGAGCTCGACCAGGAACAGCACGACGCCGTGCGCGACGTGTTCGTGGCGCCCGGCGGCTGCACGCTGGTGCGGGCCGACCTCTTCGCCAGCCTCGGCGGGTTCGACGAGGTCATGCGGCTCTACGGCGAGGACCTCGACCTGTCGTGGCGAGCGCAGATCGCAGGGGCCCGGGTGATTGTGGCGCCCGGGGCGCGGGTGCGGCACCTGGAGGCGATGTCGAGCGGGCGCCGCGACGGCGGCGACTTGGAGGCCTTGCGCCGCCGGGTGCGCCCCTTGCAACTGCGCCACCGCTTGCGGGCCGTGCTCAAGAACTACAGCGCCTTTCACCTGCTTCGCGTACTGCCGCAGGCCGCGCTGCTGGCCACCGTCGAGGCGGTCTACGGCCTGCTCACCGGACGACGGGCCACCTCGCGCGACATCGTGGGCGCCTGGGCGTGGAACTTCTCCCGCACCTCGCGTCGCCAGCTGCGGACGGCTCGCCGCGAGGTGAAGCGGTCGCGGCTGCTGTCCGACGGCGAGGTGCGGCGCCTGCAGGCCCGCGGCAGCGCCCGCATGAACGCCTTCGTCCGCGGGCAGTTGGCGGCCGACGGCCGACTGGGCAAACGCGGCCCGGTGCTGCCGTCGGCCGGGCGCACGTGGGCGGCCGAGCGGGTGCCGATCATCCTGCTCACGACCGCGACCCTCGCCGTGCTCATCGGCAGCCGCGAGCTGCTCAGCGGACGCATGTCACAGGTGGGGGAGTTCACCGCTTTCCCCGAGAACCCGTGGCCGTTGTTGCGGGCCTTCCTCTCCGAGTGGCGCTCGGCCGGGCTGGGGTCGGCCTCGCCCGCGCCGCCTGCGTTCGCCTTCCTCGGGCTGGCGGGTTCGGTGCTGCTGGGCGGCATGGGGCTGCTGCAGAAGCTGCTCACCGTGGGGATGCTGCCCCTGGGCTTGGTGGGCGCCTACGTGTTGACCAAGCCGCTCGGCGTCCGCCGGGCGCGGCTGGCTGCCGTGCTCGTCTACGCGGCCGTGCCGCTGCCGTACAACGCGCTGGCGCGCGGCCAGTGGAGCGGGTTGCTCGTCTACGGCGCGCTGCCGTGGATCGTCGTGCGCCTGTTGCGGGTGGCGGGCATCGAGCCCTTCGGCGGGGGCGACCTGCGCCGGGAGATCCTGCCCCTCGGCGTCATGCTCGCCCTGCTCACTGCGCTGTTCCCGGCGGCGCCGCTGGTGGTGTTGTTGTTCTGCCTCGCCCTCGTGGTCGCATGCGTGGTGGGTGGCGGCGTGGGCGGCGCCGTGCGCACCGTCGGGCTGACCCTCGCAGCCTCGGGGCTGGCGGCCGCCTTGTTGTTCCCGTGGTCGCTCGACTTCGTGCTGCCGGGCTCGCAGTGGGCCGCCTTTGCCGGCGTCGACCCACCCGCAGCGCGCGCCGCCGGGTTCGGCGACCTGTTGCGCTTCGAGACCGGGCCGCTGGGCGCCGCCCCGTTGGGGTGGGCCTTCCTGGTGTCGGCTTTCCTCCCCTTGTTGATCGGCCGGGAGTGGCGGCTGCGGTGGGCGGCCCGGGCCTGGCTGGTCGCCGTCGTGTGCTGGGGGGTGACGTGGGCGGCGGGCCGCGACTGGATCCCGGTGCCGTTGCCGGGGGCGCATGCCTTGCTCGTGCCCGCTGCGCTGGCATTGGCGCTGAGCACCGCCCTGGGCGTGGCCGCCTTCGAGATCGAC
This DNA window, taken from Acidimicrobiales bacterium, encodes the following:
- a CDS encoding glycosyltransferase family 1 protein; translated protein: MTVLRLSLDVTAVPPKPAGAGRYTIDLATALAARTDVAVTFVARRDDNERWAAFGHAVEPVAPSRRPTRLAWEQVRLPSILGKLGLDVHHSPHYTMPERSSLPKVVTIHDLTFFDHPEWHERTKVPFFRRAIRVAARHADAIVCVSCTTADLLHARCSPLAPVHVVPHGVDVDRFTALPLDTDEAHLAELGVRPPYVLFVGTIEPRKDVPTLVKAFDRMAGAHSDVSLVLAGGEGWGTAPVETAIAAARHRGRIVRTGYVSDDAVPALLRHATAVAYPALEEGFGLPALEALACGAPLVTTSGTAMEEVAGAAALLVEPGDLDGLAGALDMLVRGDVGLDARRRRGLEIAARHTWAASAEGHVEAYRTLL
- a CDS encoding GDP-mannose 4,6-dehydratase, which encodes MRAFVTGGHGFVGRWLRAHLEAEGDEVVAPDAEDLDVTDLPAVAEYMADARPDAVYHLAGLASVAESWKRPDAALAVNAGGTLAVLEAARALDAPPRVLLVSSAEVYGAVGADAVTEDAPLRPVTPYAASKVAAEYLGLQAFLGSGVPVVRARPFNHVGPGQSPGFVVAALAKRIAEAARTGATTLAVGNLTPRRDFTDVRDVVRAYRLLVERGEPGEAYNVCSGRDVMVADLVEQMTTIAGVTLRLEADPELVRPVDVPVMRGDASRLHALTGWQPEIPIEQTLADVLAEA
- a CDS encoding glycosyltransferase family 2 protein, with product MSTEPQAVAPPVVAVVVTSDAGPWLEEALAAVGAQDYPNLSVLVVDDGSAQDPTARVAAVLPNAYVRRLPESRGFAGAANEVLHVVEGASHFLFCHDDVAPDPDAVRLLVEEAYRSNAGVVAPKFVAWDAPERLLQVGASIDKSGAPSLPVEPGELDQEQHDAVRDVFVAPGGCTLVRADLFASLGGFDEVMRLYGEDLDLSWRAQIAGARVIVAPGARVRHLEAMSSGRRDGGDLEALRRRVRPLQLRHRLRAVLKNYSAFHLLRVLPQAALLATVEAVYGLLTGRRATSRDIVGAWAWNFSRTSRRQLRTARREVKRSRLLSDGEVRRLQARGSARMNAFVRGQLAADGRLGKRGPVLPSAGRTWAAERVPIILLTTATLAVLIGSRELLSGRMSQVGEFTAFPENPWPLLRAFLSEWRSAGLGSASPAPPAFAFLGLAGSVLLGGMGLLQKLLTVGMLPLGLVGAYVLTKPLGVRRARLAAVLVYAAVPLPYNALARGQWSGLLVYGALPWIVVRLLRVAGIEPFGGGDLRREILPLGVMLALLTALFPAAPLVVLLFCLALVVACVVGGGVGGAVRTVGLTLAASGLAAALLFPWSLDFVLPGSQWAAFAGVDPPAARAAGFGDLLRFETGPLGAAPLGWAFLVSAFLPLLIGREWRLRWAARAWLVAVVCWGVTWAAGRDWIPVPLPGAHALLVPAALALALSTALGVAAFEIDLPRYRFGWRQAASLVAAGAVLAGGLPIMGAAVDGRWHQAGNDYAGLLSWMADQRGEGDFRVLWLGDPEALPLAGWELREGAAYAVSQSGAPSLTDRWPTASPGSTALVADALDLALDGDTTKVGHLLAPTAVRYVVVPSKASPVDRRTRDLPPAPGLVAALDAQVDLRQMESDESIRLYENASWLPARAALGNAAVDASRSRDADSLRTADFAGSTPVLERRRSETRFQGDVPAGSEVYLSAGSSSRWELRVRGERAERRTAFGWANAFTVDEGGSATLRYRTSPLRWAAVAIQVALWVVAVRALWARRPRRGRKAAHLEGRTA